GGCTCCGCAGGTCAACGATCCGGCGCTGGTGGCCGGGATGCACCGGCAGGTGGCCCGGACCTTCCTCGCCGAGGGGCGGGTGGCCGACGCCGACGCCTCCCTCGCCAAGGCCCAGGCGATCTACGGGCAGTTGCGGCTGCGGACGGATCTGGCGCACTGCCACTGGATGCGCGGCTACGTACAGGCCCAGAACGGCGAGCTCGCCTCGGCGGAACGGGAGTTGCGCACGGCCCGGGACATGTTGTCGGCCCGGCGCGCGGACCTCTACACGGCCCAGGTGGAGGTCGAACTGGCCGACGTACTGCGGCAGCTCGGCCGGTACGAGGAAGCGGCCGGGCTGCTCTCCGCGCTGCTGGACCTGGGGGACCGCCACGGCGCCGTGCACGCGGGCGGCGCGCACCGGCTCCTCGGCCTGATGGCCGAGGAGCGCGGCGACACCGAGTCGGCCGAGGAGCACTACGTGCAGGCACTGGCGCTGCTCGAGCGCAGCGGGGCGACGGGGGACCTCGCCGATCTGTGCCGGCTGCTGGGCGACCTGATGCGGCGTACGGGCCGGGTGGAGGCGGCGATGGACGCCTACCGCACGGGCCTGGGCCACCGGGCGGCGCCGGGCACCACCACCCTGGGCCCGGCGCCCGCCGCGCCCGCGTTCCGGCCCGCCCGGCTCAGTGGTTCTCGGTGGGCCGCAGGTCGCGCGGAATGAGCGCCCAGGTCGTGGCCGCCGCGACGACCGCGAGGCCGCCGGCCAGCAGGAACGCCGGGGTGATCGCCAGAGTGTAGGCCTGCGAGGCGGTGTCGAGCAGGGCCTGGCCGACGGCGCCGCCCAGCCGTTCGGCGGTGTGCGCGGCCTCGCCGACCGAGTCCCGTACGGCGGCGGCGGTGGGGCCGTCCAGGTCGAGGGCGGGCAGGTTGTCCCGGTAGAGCACCGCCGCGGTGGAGCCGAGGACGGCGACGCCCATGGCCGAGCCGAGCTCGTAGCAGGTCTCCTCGATGGCGGCGGCGCTGGAGACCTCGGCCGCGGGTGCGGCGGAGACCAGGGTCACCGAGGCCACGGTGGTCGCGATGCCGGCGCCGGCGCCCATCACGGTCAGGGCGGCCGCGAAGGCCGGGTAGCCCAGGCCGGTGAACTGCTGGAGGGTCCAGGGCAGGGCCATGCCGAGGGCCAGGACGACCAGTCCGGCGCCCAGCACGTGGCGGATCGCGAAGCGCTGCATCAGCGAGGGGGCCACCATCGAGGCGGCGATCAGCGCGAGCGGGGCGGGCAGGAGGCGCACTCCGGCCTGCAGCGGGGTGTAGCCCTCGCCGCACTGGAACCACTGGGTGACCAGGAACAGGATCGCGCCCATGCCCACCATGGGCAGGAAGATCGCGGTGGCCGCGACGCTGAAGGCGGGCTTGGCGAACAGCCGGACCTGCAGCAGCGGGTTGTCCAGGTGCAGCTGGCGGCGTACGAAGACGGTCAGTGCGACGGCGGCGACGAGGAGCAGGGCCCAGGGCAGCGGGTCGGCGACGCCGCTCTTGCCGAGCTGCTTGATGCCCCCGGCCAGCGCGAGCATGCCGACGACCGACTGGCCGACGCCCCACCAGTCCCAGGCGCCGCTGCTGCGCGGGGAACGCGATTCGGGCAGGTAGCGCAGGCCGGCCGCGACCATGACGGCGGCGACGGGGAGGTTCAGGAGGAAGGCGGAGTGCCAGCCGTAGTCCTGGACGAGGAGTCCGCCGACCACCGGTCCGAAGGCCATGCCGCCACCGAAGACGGCCGGGGTGCGGGCCGGTCCCGTTGCCCGGCCGTCACCAGGACGACTTGGTGACCCCCGGCAGGAATCATTTTATTGAAAATGGAAACCATTGCCATATGTTAGCCTCATGGCACGCACCGAAGTACGCCCGATCGTCAAACTCCGCTCCACCGCAAGAAGCGGCTACACGTACGTCACCCGCAAGAACCGTCGCAACGACCCCGACCGCATGGTGACACCCTGCCGGCCTGGGAGGCCGCGGGGGGGCGCGCTCTGCGTGGAGAACACGGGTCCGTGGCTGGCCTCGCTGCCGGACGCCGCCTGGGAGACGGTGCCACCCGTGCGCAGGGCGGCCGCCGCCCTGGGCTGGCATCTCGTAGAGCGCGCAGCAGCAGCGCCGGCTCGCCACCGCGGTCGAGAACGCCCGCGAGATGGCCCTGCTCCCCTACGCCGCGCGGTGACCGGACTCCGGCGGTCCGGCCCGTACGGGGCCGGCCGCCGGGTACGAGCCGGGCGCTCGGCGACTACTCGCCCGCTCGGGCACGGGCGCCCGAGCGGGTGCGGC
Above is a genomic segment from Streptomyces sp. NBC_01233 containing:
- a CDS encoding helix-turn-helix domain-containing protein; translated protein: MDEPALIGRRVQRMRGELGLTQRQLADPAYTSAYISTLESGKVRPSETALRFLAARLGTSYEELTTGRPAHLATELRFALTDAQQTLATGAAAEAAVRYRHLLAEAEDLGLVPEQAEARLGLGECSLEAGELPDAITHFEAAERLLADQPLPRRARPIRGRAVAHLLAGELRYACYLLESTIDELGASGLSDPDALVLLHAAVIGPYIDMGAHARAAHAAELALALAPQVNDPALVAGMHRQVARTFLAEGRVADADASLAKAQAIYGQLRLRTDLAHCHWMRGYVQAQNGELASAERELRTARDMLSARRADLYTAQVEVELADVLRQLGRYEEAAGLLSALLDLGDRHGAVHAGGAHRLLGLMAEERGDTESAEEHYVQALALLERSGATGDLADLCRLLGDLMRRTGRVEAAMDAYRTGLGHRAAPGTTTLGPAPAAPAFRPARLSGSRWAAGRAE